A genomic segment from Fundulus heteroclitus isolate FHET01 chromosome 6, MU-UCD_Fhet_4.1, whole genome shotgun sequence encodes:
- the fubp1 gene encoding far upstream element-binding protein 1 isoform X1 codes for MADYSSVAPPSSNAGGGMNDAFKDALQRARQIAAKIGGDGVAAPPTNEFGYGGQKRPLEDAGGYFPMPNLNIDQPETKKVATNDAFSAMGGMGGPPRSTSEEFKVPDGMVGFIIGRGGEQISRIQQESGCKIQIAPDSGGMPDRSVTLTGGPESIQAAKRLLTEIVEKGRPAPAFHHNDGPGMTVQEIMVPASKAGLVIGKGGETIKSLQERAGVKMVMIQDGPQNTGADKPLRISGDPFKVQQAKEMVMELIREQGFREQRGEYGSRVGGGDSLDVPVPRFAVGIVIGRNGEMIKKIQNDTGVRIQFKPDDGTTPDRIAQIMGPPDQAQHAAEIISDLLRSVQAGGPPGHGGGRGRGRGQGNWNMGPPGGLQEFSFTVPTMKTGLIIGKGGETIKGISQQSGARIELQRNPPPNADPNLKMFTVRGNPQQIDYARQLVEEKIGGPVTPMGGPHGPPGPHGGPGPHGPPGPPGPPGAPMGPYNPGPYNQGPPGPHGPPAPYQPQGWGNGYPHWQQGQPDPNKAAADANAAAWAAYYAQYGGQPQASMTPASAAPGTAQPNGQGDPQAAGQSGQTDYTKAWEEYYKKMGQQSQPPQDYTKAWEEYYKKQGQAAPQAAPAAAPAAAQPGGQPDYSAAWAEYYRQQAAYYGTGNPQAMGAAPQAPQVNVR; via the exons ATGGCAGACTACAGCAGCGTGGCTCCACCGTCCTCTAACGCTGGTGGGGGAATGAACGATGCTTTTAAAGACGCTCTACAGCGAGCGAGACAG ATCGCAGCCAAGATCGGCGGAGATGGCGTTGCGGCTCCCCCAACGAACGAGTTTGGCTACGGGGGCCAAAAAAGGCCCCTGGAGGACGCTGGTGGGTATTTTCCCATGCCTAACCTGAATATCG ATCAACCAGAGACGAAGAAAGTCGCGACGAATGACG ccttTTCGGCCATGGGAGGAATGGGCGGCCCTCCGAG ATCGACGTCAGAGGAGTTCAAGGTTCCAGACGGGATGGTGGGATTCA ttattggaAGAGGAGGCGAGCAGATATCCCGCATCCAGCAAGAGTCTGGGTGTAAAATACAGATTGCTCCTG ACAGTGGAGGAATGCCTGATAGGTCGGTGACATTAACGGGGGGACCAGAATCAATCCA GGCCGCAAAGAGACTTCTGACTGAGATCGTGGAGAAAGGCCGTCCAGCTCCAGCTTTCCACCACAACGACGGTCCGGGAATGACGGTCCAGGAAATCATGGTGCCTGCGTCCAAAGCCGGCCTTGTCATCGGAAAGGGAGGGGAGACCATCAAAAGCCTTCAG GAACGAGCCGGTGTGAAGATGGTCATGATCCAAGACGGACCGCAGAACACGGGCGCAGACAAGCCACTCCGCATTTCCGGAGACCCCTTCAAAGTTCAG CAAGCCAAAGAGATGGTGATGGAGCTGATCAGAGAGCAGGGCTTCAGGGAGCAGAGGGGCGAGTACGGCTCCCGGGTCGGAGGAGGAGACAGCTTAGAT GTTCCAGTGCCACGGTTTGCAGTTGGAATCGTCATCGGCAGGAACGGAGAGATGATTAAGAAAATACAGAACGACACTGGCGTCAGGATTCAGTTCAAGCCAG ACGACGGCACCACGCCCGACAGGATAGCACAGATCATGGGTCCCCCCGACCAGGCCCAACACGCAGCGGAGATCATCTCAGACCTGCTGAGGAGTGTCCAGGCGGGAGGCCCCCCGGGACACGGCGGTGGCAGGGGACGCGGTCGTGGCCAGGGCAACTGGAACATGGGGCCCCCCGGGGGTCTGCAGGAGTTCTCCTTCACAGTCCCCACCATGAAGACCGGCCTCATTATCGGAAAAG GGGGGGAGACGATCAAAGGCATCAGCCAACAATCGGGAGCCAGGATCGAGCTGCAGAGGAATCCTCCGCCCAACGCCGACCCCAACCTAAAGATGTTCACCGTCAGAGGAAACCCTCAGCAGATCGACTACGCCCGGCAGCTGGTGGAGGAGAAGATCGGG GGCCCCGTCACGCCGATGGGCGGCCCACACGgtcctccaggtccacatggAGGGCCGGGTCCCCACGGACCCCCTGGACCACCAGGACCCCCAGGAGCTCCGATGGGACCCTACAACCCCGGCCCCTACAACCAAGGGCCTCCAGGACCCCA CGGTCCTCCTGCTCCCTACCAGCCTCAGGGATGGGGCAACGGTTACCCCCACTGGCAGCAGGGACAGCCGGACCCCA ACAAAGCGGCGGCTGACGCCAACGCGGCGGCCTGGGCGGCGTACTACGCCCAGTACGGCGGCCAGCCGCAGGCCTCCATGACCCCGGCCAGCGCGGCGCCGGGCACGGCTCAGCCCAACGGCCAAG GTGACCCACAGGCTGCAGGTCAGAGTGGACAGACAGATTACACCAAGGCCTGGGAGGAATATTACAAGAAAATGG GTCAGCAGAGTCAGCCGCCTCAGGACTACACCAAGGCCTGGGAGGAGTATTACAAGAAACAAG GTCAAGCCGCTCCCCAGGCGGCACCGGCCGCGGCGCCGGCCGCCGCTCAGCCCGGAGGCCAGCCGGACTACAGCGCCGCCTGGGCGGAGTACTACCGCCAGCAGGCCGCCTACTACGGCACCGGCAACCCCCAGGCCATGGGTGCAGCGCCACAAGCCCCCCAGGTAAATGTCCGCTAA
- the fubp1 gene encoding far upstream element-binding protein 1 isoform X2: protein MADYSSVAPPSSNAGGGMNDAFKDALQRARQIAAKIGGDGVAAPPTNEFGYGGQKRPLEDAGGYFPMPNLNIDQPETKKVATNDAFSAMGGMGGPPRSTSEEFKVPDGMVGFIIGRGGEQISRIQQESGCKIQIAPDSGGMPDRSVTLTGGPESIQAAKRLLTEIVEKGRPAPAFHHNDGPGMTVQEIMVPASKAGLVIGKGGETIKSLQERAGVKMVMIQDGPQNTGADKPLRISGDPFKVQQAKEMVMELIREQGFREQRGEYGSRVGGGDSLDVPVPRFAVGIVIGRNGEMIKKIQNDTGVRIQFKPDDGTTPDRIAQIMGPPDQAQHAAEIISDLLRSVQAGGPPGHGGGRGRGRGQGNWNMGPPGGLQEFSFTVPTMKTGLIIGKGGETIKGISQQSGARIELQRNPPPNADPNLKMFTVRGNPQQIDYARQLVEEKIGGPVTPMGGPHGPPGPHGGPGPHGPPGPPGPPGAPMGPYNPGPYNQGPPGPHGPPAPYQPQGWGNGYPHWQQGQPDPNKAAADANAAAWAAYYAQYGGQPQASMTPASAAPGTAQPNGQGDPQAAGQSGQTDYTKAWEEYYKKMGQQSQPPQDYTKAWEEYYKKQGQAAPQAAPAAAPAAAQPGGQPDYSAAWAEYYRQQAAYYGTGNPQAMGAAPQAPQGQ, encoded by the exons ATGGCAGACTACAGCAGCGTGGCTCCACCGTCCTCTAACGCTGGTGGGGGAATGAACGATGCTTTTAAAGACGCTCTACAGCGAGCGAGACAG ATCGCAGCCAAGATCGGCGGAGATGGCGTTGCGGCTCCCCCAACGAACGAGTTTGGCTACGGGGGCCAAAAAAGGCCCCTGGAGGACGCTGGTGGGTATTTTCCCATGCCTAACCTGAATATCG ATCAACCAGAGACGAAGAAAGTCGCGACGAATGACG ccttTTCGGCCATGGGAGGAATGGGCGGCCCTCCGAG ATCGACGTCAGAGGAGTTCAAGGTTCCAGACGGGATGGTGGGATTCA ttattggaAGAGGAGGCGAGCAGATATCCCGCATCCAGCAAGAGTCTGGGTGTAAAATACAGATTGCTCCTG ACAGTGGAGGAATGCCTGATAGGTCGGTGACATTAACGGGGGGACCAGAATCAATCCA GGCCGCAAAGAGACTTCTGACTGAGATCGTGGAGAAAGGCCGTCCAGCTCCAGCTTTCCACCACAACGACGGTCCGGGAATGACGGTCCAGGAAATCATGGTGCCTGCGTCCAAAGCCGGCCTTGTCATCGGAAAGGGAGGGGAGACCATCAAAAGCCTTCAG GAACGAGCCGGTGTGAAGATGGTCATGATCCAAGACGGACCGCAGAACACGGGCGCAGACAAGCCACTCCGCATTTCCGGAGACCCCTTCAAAGTTCAG CAAGCCAAAGAGATGGTGATGGAGCTGATCAGAGAGCAGGGCTTCAGGGAGCAGAGGGGCGAGTACGGCTCCCGGGTCGGAGGAGGAGACAGCTTAGAT GTTCCAGTGCCACGGTTTGCAGTTGGAATCGTCATCGGCAGGAACGGAGAGATGATTAAGAAAATACAGAACGACACTGGCGTCAGGATTCAGTTCAAGCCAG ACGACGGCACCACGCCCGACAGGATAGCACAGATCATGGGTCCCCCCGACCAGGCCCAACACGCAGCGGAGATCATCTCAGACCTGCTGAGGAGTGTCCAGGCGGGAGGCCCCCCGGGACACGGCGGTGGCAGGGGACGCGGTCGTGGCCAGGGCAACTGGAACATGGGGCCCCCCGGGGGTCTGCAGGAGTTCTCCTTCACAGTCCCCACCATGAAGACCGGCCTCATTATCGGAAAAG GGGGGGAGACGATCAAAGGCATCAGCCAACAATCGGGAGCCAGGATCGAGCTGCAGAGGAATCCTCCGCCCAACGCCGACCCCAACCTAAAGATGTTCACCGTCAGAGGAAACCCTCAGCAGATCGACTACGCCCGGCAGCTGGTGGAGGAGAAGATCGGG GGCCCCGTCACGCCGATGGGCGGCCCACACGgtcctccaggtccacatggAGGGCCGGGTCCCCACGGACCCCCTGGACCACCAGGACCCCCAGGAGCTCCGATGGGACCCTACAACCCCGGCCCCTACAACCAAGGGCCTCCAGGACCCCA CGGTCCTCCTGCTCCCTACCAGCCTCAGGGATGGGGCAACGGTTACCCCCACTGGCAGCAGGGACAGCCGGACCCCA ACAAAGCGGCGGCTGACGCCAACGCGGCGGCCTGGGCGGCGTACTACGCCCAGTACGGCGGCCAGCCGCAGGCCTCCATGACCCCGGCCAGCGCGGCGCCGGGCACGGCTCAGCCCAACGGCCAAG GTGACCCACAGGCTGCAGGTCAGAGTGGACAGACAGATTACACCAAGGCCTGGGAGGAATATTACAAGAAAATGG GTCAGCAGAGTCAGCCGCCTCAGGACTACACCAAGGCCTGGGAGGAGTATTACAAGAAACAAG GTCAAGCCGCTCCCCAGGCGGCACCGGCCGCGGCGCCGGCCGCCGCTCAGCCCGGAGGCCAGCCGGACTACAGCGCCGCCTGGGCGGAGTACTACCGCCAGCAGGCCGCCTACTACGGCACCGGCAACCCCCAGGCCATGGGTGCAGCGCCACAAGCCCCCCAG GGCCAGTAA
- the fubp1 gene encoding far upstream element-binding protein 1 isoform X4, with the protein MADYSSVAPPSSNAGGGMNDAFKDALQRARQIAAKIGGDGVAAPPTNEFGYGGQKRPLEDAGGYFPMPNLNIDQPETKKVATNDAFSAMGGMGGPPRSTSEEFKVPDGMVGFIIGRGGEQISRIQQESGCKIQIAPDSGGMPDRSVTLTGGPESIQAAKRLLTEIVEKGRPAPAFHHNDGPGMTVQEIMVPASKAGLVIGKGGETIKSLQERAGVKMVMIQDGPQNTGADKPLRISGDPFKVQQAKEMVMELIREQGFREQRGEYGSRVGGGDSLDVPVPRFAVGIVIGRNGEMIKKIQNDTGVRIQFKPDDGTTPDRIAQIMGPPDQAQHAAEIISDLLRSVQAGGPPGHGGGRGRGRGQGNWNMGPPGGLQEFSFTVPTMKTGLIIGKGGETIKGISQQSGARIELQRNPPPNADPNLKMFTVRGNPQQIDYARQLVEEKIGGPVTPMGGPHGPPGPHGGPGPHGPPGPPGPPGAPMGPYNPGPYNQGPPGPHGPPAPYQPQGWGNGYPHWQQGQPDPNKAAADANAAAWAAYYAQYGGQPQASMTPASAAPGTAQPNGQGQQSQPPQDYTKAWEEYYKKQGQAAPQAAPAAAPAAAQPGGQPDYSAAWAEYYRQQAAYYGTGNPQAMGAAPQAPQVNVR; encoded by the exons ATGGCAGACTACAGCAGCGTGGCTCCACCGTCCTCTAACGCTGGTGGGGGAATGAACGATGCTTTTAAAGACGCTCTACAGCGAGCGAGACAG ATCGCAGCCAAGATCGGCGGAGATGGCGTTGCGGCTCCCCCAACGAACGAGTTTGGCTACGGGGGCCAAAAAAGGCCCCTGGAGGACGCTGGTGGGTATTTTCCCATGCCTAACCTGAATATCG ATCAACCAGAGACGAAGAAAGTCGCGACGAATGACG ccttTTCGGCCATGGGAGGAATGGGCGGCCCTCCGAG ATCGACGTCAGAGGAGTTCAAGGTTCCAGACGGGATGGTGGGATTCA ttattggaAGAGGAGGCGAGCAGATATCCCGCATCCAGCAAGAGTCTGGGTGTAAAATACAGATTGCTCCTG ACAGTGGAGGAATGCCTGATAGGTCGGTGACATTAACGGGGGGACCAGAATCAATCCA GGCCGCAAAGAGACTTCTGACTGAGATCGTGGAGAAAGGCCGTCCAGCTCCAGCTTTCCACCACAACGACGGTCCGGGAATGACGGTCCAGGAAATCATGGTGCCTGCGTCCAAAGCCGGCCTTGTCATCGGAAAGGGAGGGGAGACCATCAAAAGCCTTCAG GAACGAGCCGGTGTGAAGATGGTCATGATCCAAGACGGACCGCAGAACACGGGCGCAGACAAGCCACTCCGCATTTCCGGAGACCCCTTCAAAGTTCAG CAAGCCAAAGAGATGGTGATGGAGCTGATCAGAGAGCAGGGCTTCAGGGAGCAGAGGGGCGAGTACGGCTCCCGGGTCGGAGGAGGAGACAGCTTAGAT GTTCCAGTGCCACGGTTTGCAGTTGGAATCGTCATCGGCAGGAACGGAGAGATGATTAAGAAAATACAGAACGACACTGGCGTCAGGATTCAGTTCAAGCCAG ACGACGGCACCACGCCCGACAGGATAGCACAGATCATGGGTCCCCCCGACCAGGCCCAACACGCAGCGGAGATCATCTCAGACCTGCTGAGGAGTGTCCAGGCGGGAGGCCCCCCGGGACACGGCGGTGGCAGGGGACGCGGTCGTGGCCAGGGCAACTGGAACATGGGGCCCCCCGGGGGTCTGCAGGAGTTCTCCTTCACAGTCCCCACCATGAAGACCGGCCTCATTATCGGAAAAG GGGGGGAGACGATCAAAGGCATCAGCCAACAATCGGGAGCCAGGATCGAGCTGCAGAGGAATCCTCCGCCCAACGCCGACCCCAACCTAAAGATGTTCACCGTCAGAGGAAACCCTCAGCAGATCGACTACGCCCGGCAGCTGGTGGAGGAGAAGATCGGG GGCCCCGTCACGCCGATGGGCGGCCCACACGgtcctccaggtccacatggAGGGCCGGGTCCCCACGGACCCCCTGGACCACCAGGACCCCCAGGAGCTCCGATGGGACCCTACAACCCCGGCCCCTACAACCAAGGGCCTCCAGGACCCCA CGGTCCTCCTGCTCCCTACCAGCCTCAGGGATGGGGCAACGGTTACCCCCACTGGCAGCAGGGACAGCCGGACCCCA ACAAAGCGGCGGCTGACGCCAACGCGGCGGCCTGGGCGGCGTACTACGCCCAGTACGGCGGCCAGCCGCAGGCCTCCATGACCCCGGCCAGCGCGGCGCCGGGCACGGCTCAGCCCAACGGCCAAG GTCAGCAGAGTCAGCCGCCTCAGGACTACACCAAGGCCTGGGAGGAGTATTACAAGAAACAAG GTCAAGCCGCTCCCCAGGCGGCACCGGCCGCGGCGCCGGCCGCCGCTCAGCCCGGAGGCCAGCCGGACTACAGCGCCGCCTGGGCGGAGTACTACCGCCAGCAGGCCGCCTACTACGGCACCGGCAACCCCCAGGCCATGGGTGCAGCGCCACAAGCCCCCCAGGTAAATGTCCGCTAA
- the fubp1 gene encoding far upstream element-binding protein 1 isoform X3: protein MADYSSVAPPSSNAGGGMNDAFKDALQRARQIAAKIGGDGVAAPPTNEFGYGGQKRPLEDADQPETKKVATNDAFSAMGGMGGPPRSTSEEFKVPDGMVGFIIGRGGEQISRIQQESGCKIQIAPDSGGMPDRSVTLTGGPESIQAAKRLLTEIVEKGRPAPAFHHNDGPGMTVQEIMVPASKAGLVIGKGGETIKSLQERAGVKMVMIQDGPQNTGADKPLRISGDPFKVQQAKEMVMELIREQGFREQRGEYGSRVGGGDSLDVPVPRFAVGIVIGRNGEMIKKIQNDTGVRIQFKPDDGTTPDRIAQIMGPPDQAQHAAEIISDLLRSVQAGGPPGHGGGRGRGRGQGNWNMGPPGGLQEFSFTVPTMKTGLIIGKGGETIKGISQQSGARIELQRNPPPNADPNLKMFTVRGNPQQIDYARQLVEEKIGGPVTPMGGPHGPPGPHGGPGPHGPPGPPGPPGAPMGPYNPGPYNQGPPGPHGPPAPYQPQGWGNGYPHWQQGQPDPNKAAADANAAAWAAYYAQYGGQPQASMTPASAAPGTAQPNGQGDPQAAGQSGQTDYTKAWEEYYKKMGQQSQPPQDYTKAWEEYYKKQGQAAPQAAPAAAPAAAQPGGQPDYSAAWAEYYRQQAAYYGTGNPQAMGAAPQAPQVNVR from the exons ATGGCAGACTACAGCAGCGTGGCTCCACCGTCCTCTAACGCTGGTGGGGGAATGAACGATGCTTTTAAAGACGCTCTACAGCGAGCGAGACAG ATCGCAGCCAAGATCGGCGGAGATGGCGTTGCGGCTCCCCCAACGAACGAGTTTGGCTACGGGGGCCAAAAAAGGCCCCTGGAGGACGCTG ATCAACCAGAGACGAAGAAAGTCGCGACGAATGACG ccttTTCGGCCATGGGAGGAATGGGCGGCCCTCCGAG ATCGACGTCAGAGGAGTTCAAGGTTCCAGACGGGATGGTGGGATTCA ttattggaAGAGGAGGCGAGCAGATATCCCGCATCCAGCAAGAGTCTGGGTGTAAAATACAGATTGCTCCTG ACAGTGGAGGAATGCCTGATAGGTCGGTGACATTAACGGGGGGACCAGAATCAATCCA GGCCGCAAAGAGACTTCTGACTGAGATCGTGGAGAAAGGCCGTCCAGCTCCAGCTTTCCACCACAACGACGGTCCGGGAATGACGGTCCAGGAAATCATGGTGCCTGCGTCCAAAGCCGGCCTTGTCATCGGAAAGGGAGGGGAGACCATCAAAAGCCTTCAG GAACGAGCCGGTGTGAAGATGGTCATGATCCAAGACGGACCGCAGAACACGGGCGCAGACAAGCCACTCCGCATTTCCGGAGACCCCTTCAAAGTTCAG CAAGCCAAAGAGATGGTGATGGAGCTGATCAGAGAGCAGGGCTTCAGGGAGCAGAGGGGCGAGTACGGCTCCCGGGTCGGAGGAGGAGACAGCTTAGAT GTTCCAGTGCCACGGTTTGCAGTTGGAATCGTCATCGGCAGGAACGGAGAGATGATTAAGAAAATACAGAACGACACTGGCGTCAGGATTCAGTTCAAGCCAG ACGACGGCACCACGCCCGACAGGATAGCACAGATCATGGGTCCCCCCGACCAGGCCCAACACGCAGCGGAGATCATCTCAGACCTGCTGAGGAGTGTCCAGGCGGGAGGCCCCCCGGGACACGGCGGTGGCAGGGGACGCGGTCGTGGCCAGGGCAACTGGAACATGGGGCCCCCCGGGGGTCTGCAGGAGTTCTCCTTCACAGTCCCCACCATGAAGACCGGCCTCATTATCGGAAAAG GGGGGGAGACGATCAAAGGCATCAGCCAACAATCGGGAGCCAGGATCGAGCTGCAGAGGAATCCTCCGCCCAACGCCGACCCCAACCTAAAGATGTTCACCGTCAGAGGAAACCCTCAGCAGATCGACTACGCCCGGCAGCTGGTGGAGGAGAAGATCGGG GGCCCCGTCACGCCGATGGGCGGCCCACACGgtcctccaggtccacatggAGGGCCGGGTCCCCACGGACCCCCTGGACCACCAGGACCCCCAGGAGCTCCGATGGGACCCTACAACCCCGGCCCCTACAACCAAGGGCCTCCAGGACCCCA CGGTCCTCCTGCTCCCTACCAGCCTCAGGGATGGGGCAACGGTTACCCCCACTGGCAGCAGGGACAGCCGGACCCCA ACAAAGCGGCGGCTGACGCCAACGCGGCGGCCTGGGCGGCGTACTACGCCCAGTACGGCGGCCAGCCGCAGGCCTCCATGACCCCGGCCAGCGCGGCGCCGGGCACGGCTCAGCCCAACGGCCAAG GTGACCCACAGGCTGCAGGTCAGAGTGGACAGACAGATTACACCAAGGCCTGGGAGGAATATTACAAGAAAATGG GTCAGCAGAGTCAGCCGCCTCAGGACTACACCAAGGCCTGGGAGGAGTATTACAAGAAACAAG GTCAAGCCGCTCCCCAGGCGGCACCGGCCGCGGCGCCGGCCGCCGCTCAGCCCGGAGGCCAGCCGGACTACAGCGCCGCCTGGGCGGAGTACTACCGCCAGCAGGCCGCCTACTACGGCACCGGCAACCCCCAGGCCATGGGTGCAGCGCCACAAGCCCCCCAGGTAAATGTCCGCTAA
- the fubp1 gene encoding far upstream element-binding protein 1 isoform X5, which translates to MADYSSVAPPSSNAGGGMNDAFKDALQRARQIAAKIGGDGVAAPPTNEFGYGGQKRPLEDADQPETKKVATNDAFSAMGGMGGPPRSTSEEFKVPDGMVGFIIGRGGEQISRIQQESGCKIQIAPDSGGMPDRSVTLTGGPESIQAAKRLLTEIVEKGRPAPAFHHNDGPGMTVQEIMVPASKAGLVIGKGGETIKSLQERAGVKMVMIQDGPQNTGADKPLRISGDPFKVQQAKEMVMELIREQGFREQRGEYGSRVGGGDSLDVPVPRFAVGIVIGRNGEMIKKIQNDTGVRIQFKPDDGTTPDRIAQIMGPPDQAQHAAEIISDLLRSVQAGGPPGHGGGRGRGRGQGNWNMGPPGGLQEFSFTVPTMKTGLIIGKGGETIKGISQQSGARIELQRNPPPNADPNLKMFTVRGNPQQIDYARQLVEEKIGGPVTPMGGPHGPPGPHGGPGPHGPPGPPGPPGAPMGPYNPGPYNQGPPGPHGPPAPYQPQGWGNGYPHWQQGQPDPNKAAADANAAAWAAYYAQYGGQPQASMTPASAAPGTAQPNGQGQQSQPPQDYTKAWEEYYKKQGQAAPQAAPAAAPAAAQPGGQPDYSAAWAEYYRQQAAYYGTGNPQAMGAAPQAPQVNVR; encoded by the exons ATGGCAGACTACAGCAGCGTGGCTCCACCGTCCTCTAACGCTGGTGGGGGAATGAACGATGCTTTTAAAGACGCTCTACAGCGAGCGAGACAG ATCGCAGCCAAGATCGGCGGAGATGGCGTTGCGGCTCCCCCAACGAACGAGTTTGGCTACGGGGGCCAAAAAAGGCCCCTGGAGGACGCTG ATCAACCAGAGACGAAGAAAGTCGCGACGAATGACG ccttTTCGGCCATGGGAGGAATGGGCGGCCCTCCGAG ATCGACGTCAGAGGAGTTCAAGGTTCCAGACGGGATGGTGGGATTCA ttattggaAGAGGAGGCGAGCAGATATCCCGCATCCAGCAAGAGTCTGGGTGTAAAATACAGATTGCTCCTG ACAGTGGAGGAATGCCTGATAGGTCGGTGACATTAACGGGGGGACCAGAATCAATCCA GGCCGCAAAGAGACTTCTGACTGAGATCGTGGAGAAAGGCCGTCCAGCTCCAGCTTTCCACCACAACGACGGTCCGGGAATGACGGTCCAGGAAATCATGGTGCCTGCGTCCAAAGCCGGCCTTGTCATCGGAAAGGGAGGGGAGACCATCAAAAGCCTTCAG GAACGAGCCGGTGTGAAGATGGTCATGATCCAAGACGGACCGCAGAACACGGGCGCAGACAAGCCACTCCGCATTTCCGGAGACCCCTTCAAAGTTCAG CAAGCCAAAGAGATGGTGATGGAGCTGATCAGAGAGCAGGGCTTCAGGGAGCAGAGGGGCGAGTACGGCTCCCGGGTCGGAGGAGGAGACAGCTTAGAT GTTCCAGTGCCACGGTTTGCAGTTGGAATCGTCATCGGCAGGAACGGAGAGATGATTAAGAAAATACAGAACGACACTGGCGTCAGGATTCAGTTCAAGCCAG ACGACGGCACCACGCCCGACAGGATAGCACAGATCATGGGTCCCCCCGACCAGGCCCAACACGCAGCGGAGATCATCTCAGACCTGCTGAGGAGTGTCCAGGCGGGAGGCCCCCCGGGACACGGCGGTGGCAGGGGACGCGGTCGTGGCCAGGGCAACTGGAACATGGGGCCCCCCGGGGGTCTGCAGGAGTTCTCCTTCACAGTCCCCACCATGAAGACCGGCCTCATTATCGGAAAAG GGGGGGAGACGATCAAAGGCATCAGCCAACAATCGGGAGCCAGGATCGAGCTGCAGAGGAATCCTCCGCCCAACGCCGACCCCAACCTAAAGATGTTCACCGTCAGAGGAAACCCTCAGCAGATCGACTACGCCCGGCAGCTGGTGGAGGAGAAGATCGGG GGCCCCGTCACGCCGATGGGCGGCCCACACGgtcctccaggtccacatggAGGGCCGGGTCCCCACGGACCCCCTGGACCACCAGGACCCCCAGGAGCTCCGATGGGACCCTACAACCCCGGCCCCTACAACCAAGGGCCTCCAGGACCCCA CGGTCCTCCTGCTCCCTACCAGCCTCAGGGATGGGGCAACGGTTACCCCCACTGGCAGCAGGGACAGCCGGACCCCA ACAAAGCGGCGGCTGACGCCAACGCGGCGGCCTGGGCGGCGTACTACGCCCAGTACGGCGGCCAGCCGCAGGCCTCCATGACCCCGGCCAGCGCGGCGCCGGGCACGGCTCAGCCCAACGGCCAAG GTCAGCAGAGTCAGCCGCCTCAGGACTACACCAAGGCCTGGGAGGAGTATTACAAGAAACAAG GTCAAGCCGCTCCCCAGGCGGCACCGGCCGCGGCGCCGGCCGCCGCTCAGCCCGGAGGCCAGCCGGACTACAGCGCCGCCTGGGCGGAGTACTACCGCCAGCAGGCCGCCTACTACGGCACCGGCAACCCCCAGGCCATGGGTGCAGCGCCACAAGCCCCCCAGGTAAATGTCCGCTAA